The Halogeometricum rufum genome has a segment encoding these proteins:
- a CDS encoding NUDIX hydrolase N-terminal domain-containing protein: MNRGRERGDDSDVESIAAAEGARADETADAEGVEVLELLDELRTIAQNGVTYAEDPYDRERYERILDLTSEYYGRTLDAPAEEMRGRLRGETGYVSAKVGASVAVFDDADRILLMRRADGGGWALPGGYVDPNESSSEAAVREAREETGLDVEPVELVGTFDLPAGAGGNPHSVVTVLYRCRVTGGDLRLSHEGTDLAYRDPSEIPADDWYVGNRAYALHARESVRETR, from the coding sequence GTGAACCGGGGACGGGAACGAGGGGACGACAGCGACGTCGAGAGCATCGCCGCCGCCGAGGGCGCACGCGCCGACGAGACGGCGGACGCCGAGGGCGTCGAGGTACTGGAACTGCTGGACGAACTCAGGACCATCGCGCAGAACGGGGTCACCTACGCGGAGGACCCGTACGACCGGGAGCGCTACGAGCGAATCCTCGACCTGACGAGCGAGTACTACGGGCGGACGCTCGACGCGCCGGCCGAGGAGATGCGCGGCCGACTCCGCGGGGAGACGGGGTACGTGTCGGCGAAGGTCGGCGCGTCGGTGGCCGTCTTCGACGACGCCGACCGGATTCTCCTGATGCGCCGCGCCGACGGCGGCGGGTGGGCGCTCCCGGGCGGGTACGTCGACCCGAACGAGTCGTCGTCGGAGGCGGCGGTGCGCGAGGCCCGCGAGGAGACGGGACTCGACGTCGAACCGGTCGAGTTGGTCGGGACGTTCGACCTGCCGGCCGGCGCGGGGGGGAACCCCCACTCCGTCGTCACCGTCCTCTACCGGTGTCGCGTCACGGGCGGCGACCTGCGCCTCTCCCACGAGGGCACGGACCTCGCGTACCGCGACCCGAGCGAAATCCCCGCGGACGACTGGTACGTCGGCAACCGCGCGTACGCACTCCACGCCCGGGAGTCGGTGCGCGAGACCCGGTGA
- the hflX gene encoding GTPase HflX: MSRQRDQQSARTTEETTDERGGPTNGGKPAVVAKRSDDAPVETGEIRGLASAAGYRVVDAVTQVRGEDAGTYLGSGKVGTLADRVAETGATAVVVDDGLTPGQTTTLRERLPDGTAVYDRYRLVLAIFADQAGTRRAQLQVRLARLRYALPRVEKESDPQAMNVALEKGTRAKGVRDRIAELESKLATLPDPAERFRAERREQGFDLVTFAGYTNAGKSSLLHRLADDLSLDSNDGHPDETESVSAVEDRLFKTLQTTTRRATLAGRPVLATDTVGFVDDLPHWLVESFSTTLSEAAAADAVVLVADAADDAETLREKLRLSLSVFDAQGVARENVVTALNKTDLLSAAEREERVAAAADVAPCVVPVSVTEGRNLDALVAAVRDRLPTATATLSMPTGDDAMSVVSWAYDHATVDAVEYGPEAVTLTLRGRPDVVERARGRAEAVESVGSS, translated from the coding sequence ATGTCACGACAACGCGACCAGCAATCAGCACGGACGACGGAGGAGACGACAGACGAACGAGGCGGGCCGACGAACGGCGGGAAACCGGCCGTCGTCGCCAAGCGGAGCGACGACGCGCCCGTCGAGACGGGGGAGATTCGCGGCCTCGCGTCGGCGGCGGGGTACCGCGTCGTCGACGCGGTGACGCAGGTCCGCGGCGAAGACGCGGGCACCTACCTCGGGTCGGGCAAGGTCGGGACGCTCGCAGACCGCGTCGCCGAGACGGGGGCGACTGCCGTCGTCGTGGACGACGGCCTGACGCCCGGACAGACGACGACCCTCCGCGAACGCCTCCCCGACGGGACCGCTGTGTACGACCGCTACCGACTCGTCCTCGCCATCTTCGCCGATCAGGCGGGCACCCGGCGCGCGCAGTTGCAGGTGAGACTCGCCCGCCTGAGGTACGCGCTCCCGCGCGTCGAGAAGGAGTCGGACCCGCAGGCGATGAACGTCGCCCTGGAGAAGGGGACGCGCGCGAAGGGCGTCCGCGACCGAATCGCCGAGTTGGAGTCGAAGCTGGCGACCCTGCCGGACCCGGCCGAGCGGTTCCGCGCCGAGCGACGCGAACAGGGGTTCGACCTCGTCACGTTCGCGGGCTACACGAACGCCGGGAAGTCCAGCCTGTTGCACCGACTCGCGGACGACCTCTCGCTGGACTCGAACGACGGCCATCCCGACGAGACGGAGTCCGTCTCGGCCGTCGAGGACCGCCTGTTCAAGACGCTGCAGACGACGACGCGCCGGGCGACGCTGGCGGGTCGACCGGTCCTCGCCACCGACACCGTCGGCTTCGTCGACGACCTGCCGCACTGGCTGGTCGAGTCGTTCAGCACGACGCTGTCGGAGGCGGCGGCGGCGGACGCCGTCGTCCTCGTCGCCGACGCCGCGGACGACGCGGAGACGCTTCGAGAGAAACTCCGCCTCTCGCTGTCCGTGTTCGACGCGCAGGGCGTCGCGCGGGAGAACGTCGTCACCGCGCTGAACAAGACGGACCTGCTCTCGGCGGCAGAACGCGAGGAACGCGTCGCCGCGGCGGCCGACGTCGCGCCGTGCGTCGTCCCCGTGAGCGTCACCGAGGGCCGAAATCTCGACGCCCTCGTCGCGGCCGTCCGCGACCGACTGCCCACCGCGACGGCGACGCTGTCGATGCCGACGGGCGACGACGCGATGAGCGTCGTCTCGTGGGCGTACGACCACGCGACGGTCGACGCCGTCGAGTACGGTCCCGAGGCGGTCACGCTGACCCTCCGCGGCCGTCCGGACGTGGTCGAACGCGCGCGTGGACGCGCGGAGGCGGTCGAATCGGTCGGGTCGTCGTAG